The following proteins come from a genomic window of Daphnia carinata strain CSIRO-1 chromosome 8, CSIRO_AGI_Dcar_HiC_V3, whole genome shotgun sequence:
- the LOC130703613 gene encoding sodium-dependent nutrient amino acid transporter 1-like isoform X1 produces MATIYVVWKILKNMGKKEERGIPNAAFVQDDDDISGRSNKAIPGQVQPPHSATAASSDVFSSAEVTESDEGQQRDTWGNPIEFLMSCISLSVGLGNIWRFPFTAYENGGGAFLIPYLVVLLLIGKPLYFMEMILGQFSSYGSVKVWAVVPMAKGVGYGGALATWFVVTYYCCLMALTVFYFFSSFQTVLPWTVCDPAWATSTCYNSGSASNLTGLANLTGRTSSAEEFFNHNVLQKIINIDDGVGAPEWRLTLCLLLSWIIIALILMKGVTSSGKAAYFTAIFPYVVLITLLIRGVTLEGAVDGILFFITPQWDKILTPQVWYAAVTQCFFSLSVGFGPIIMNASYNGFRHRIYRDATIVSFMDTFTSLLAGVTIFSILGNLAHESGKPIETVVQGGTGLAFISYPEAIAKFDVVPQLFAVLFFLMLFTLGIGSAVSLTGCVITVICDAFPDWKRWMVTLIISGIGFLLGLVYITPGGQHVLDVVDFFGGGFIVFVIAVVETIAICWVYGLKNFLRDAEFMLGIRLGIYWKFTWGLFIPLSLMGIFIYSLANFRTFVTDGYVYPASLTGSGWVLAALALLQVPIWAGVSILKRKGSLMDRIKASLTPTENWGPQDMKTRSQWILFKSDDSAEHKSWAWWIPKCVKKIIKIDGHSFKSGQASQSTVAIVQLEVQENGNNNK; encoded by the exons atgGCTACCATCTATGTGGtttggaaaattttaaag AACATGGgcaagaaagaagagagaggCATACCGAACGCGGCGTTCGTTcaagacgacgacgacatcTCTGGCAGAAGCAACAAAGCAATCCCTGGCCAGGTGCAACCACCTCATTCCGCTACAGCTGCTAGCTCCGATGTATTCAGTTCAGCAGAG GTGACCGAGAGTGATGAAGGCCAACAACGCGATACCTGGGGGAACCCGATTGAATTTCTCATGTCGTGCATCTCGCTGTCAGTTGGCTTGGGCAACATCTGGCGGTTCCCGTTCACAGCT TACGAGAACGGTGGTGGCGCTTTTTTGATTCCATATCTGGTCGTTCTACTTCTGATCGGAAAACCGCTCTATTTCATGGAGATGATTTTGGGCCAGTTCAGTAGCTACGGATCTGTCAAGGTCTGGGCCGTCGTGCCCATGGCCAAAG gTGTGGGGTATGGAGGCGCTCTGGCTACGTGGTTCGTCGTGACCTATTACTGCTGCCTAATGGCCCTGACCGTCTTTTACTTCTTTTCGTCGTTTCAAACTGTTTTGCCGTGGACGGTGTGTGATCCAGCCTGGGCCACTTCCACTTGCTACAACAGCGGCAGCGCGAGCAATTTAACCGGCCTTGCCAATTTGACTGGCCGGACATCTAGCGCAGAAGAGTTTTTCAA TCATAACGTCCTGCAAAAGATAATCAACATTGACGATGGTGTTGGCGCTCCAGAATGGCGTCTGACTTTGTGTCTCCTCCTTTCCTGGATTATCATCGCCCTTATCTTAATGAAAGGAGTGACCTCATCGGGCAAAGCCGCTTACTTCACTGCCATTTTCCCTTACGTGGTGCTCATCACGCTTCTCATCCGCGGAGTGACGCTCGAAGGCGCTGTCGACGgcattcttttcttcatcaCGCCCCAGTGGGATAAGATTTTAACTCCTCAG gTGTGGTACGCAGCCGTGACGCAATGTTTCTTTTCGCTGTCTGTCGGATTTGGGCCGATCATCATGAACGCCAGCTATAACGGCTTCCGGCATAGAATCTACCG GGATGCTACGATAGTCAGTTTTATGGATACCTTTACGAGCTTGTTGGCCGGAGTGACCATCTTCTCCATTCTGGGAAATTTAGCCCACGAATCGGGCAAACCGATTGAGACTGTAGTTCAAGGTGGCACTGGATTGGCTTTCATTTCCTATCCGGAAGCCATCGCCAAGTTTGACGTTGTCCCGCAACTGTTTGCCgttctcttcttcctcatGCTGTTCACCCTCGGAATCGGTAGTGCCGTCTCGCTGACCGGTTGCGTCATTACCGTCATCTGTGACGCTTTTCCCGACTGGAAACGATGGATGGTGACGCTCATTATCTCTGGCATTGGCTTCCTTCTCGGCCTTGTTTACATCACGCCAGGAGGACAACATGTCCTGGACGTTGTTGATTTTTTCGGTGGCGGTTTCATTGTTTTCGTTATAGCTGTTGTCGAAACCATCGCCATCTGTTGGGTTTATG GATTGAAGAATTTCCTACGGGATGCTGAATTTATGTTGGGCATCCGTCTCGGCATCTATTGGAAATTCACCTGGGGTCTCTTCATCCCTCTTTCGCTCATGGGCATCTTCATTTATTCTCTGGCCAACTTCCGCACGTTTGTTACTGATGGCTACGTCTATCCGGCCTCTTTGACTGGTTCCGGTTGGGTGCTCGCCGCCTTGGCCCTTCTCCAAGTTCCCATTTGGGCTGGTGTCTCCATACTCAAACGAAAGGGTTCTTTGATGGAC CGGATAAAGGCTAGTCTGACACCTACGGAAAACTGGGGACCTCAGGACATGAAGACACGCTCCCAATGGATTCTTTTCAAATCAGACGATTCGGCCGAACACAAGTCTTGGGCTTGGTGGATACCGAAATGTGTCAAGAAGATCATCAAGATTGACGGGCACTCATTCAAATCTGGTCAAGCCTCCCAGTCTACTGTTGCCATTGTCCAGCTAGAAGTGCAGGAAAACGGCaataacaataaatga
- the LOC130703613 gene encoding sodium-dependent nutrient amino acid transporter 1-like isoform X2: protein MGKKEERGIPNAAFVQDDDDISGRSNKAIPGQVQPPHSATAASSDVFSSAEVTESDEGQQRDTWGNPIEFLMSCISLSVGLGNIWRFPFTAYENGGGAFLIPYLVVLLLIGKPLYFMEMILGQFSSYGSVKVWAVVPMAKGVGYGGALATWFVVTYYCCLMALTVFYFFSSFQTVLPWTVCDPAWATSTCYNSGSASNLTGLANLTGRTSSAEEFFNHNVLQKIINIDDGVGAPEWRLTLCLLLSWIIIALILMKGVTSSGKAAYFTAIFPYVVLITLLIRGVTLEGAVDGILFFITPQWDKILTPQVWYAAVTQCFFSLSVGFGPIIMNASYNGFRHRIYRDATIVSFMDTFTSLLAGVTIFSILGNLAHESGKPIETVVQGGTGLAFISYPEAIAKFDVVPQLFAVLFFLMLFTLGIGSAVSLTGCVITVICDAFPDWKRWMVTLIISGIGFLLGLVYITPGGQHVLDVVDFFGGGFIVFVIAVVETIAICWVYGLKNFLRDAEFMLGIRLGIYWKFTWGLFIPLSLMGIFIYSLANFRTFVTDGYVYPASLTGSGWVLAALALLQVPIWAGVSILKRKGSLMDRIKASLTPTENWGPQDMKTRSQWILFKSDDSAEHKSWAWWIPKCVKKIIKIDGHSFKSGQASQSTVAIVQLEVQENGNNNK from the exons ATGGgcaagaaagaagagagaggCATACCGAACGCGGCGTTCGTTcaagacgacgacgacatcTCTGGCAGAAGCAACAAAGCAATCCCTGGCCAGGTGCAACCACCTCATTCCGCTACAGCTGCTAGCTCCGATGTATTCAGTTCAGCAGAG GTGACCGAGAGTGATGAAGGCCAACAACGCGATACCTGGGGGAACCCGATTGAATTTCTCATGTCGTGCATCTCGCTGTCAGTTGGCTTGGGCAACATCTGGCGGTTCCCGTTCACAGCT TACGAGAACGGTGGTGGCGCTTTTTTGATTCCATATCTGGTCGTTCTACTTCTGATCGGAAAACCGCTCTATTTCATGGAGATGATTTTGGGCCAGTTCAGTAGCTACGGATCTGTCAAGGTCTGGGCCGTCGTGCCCATGGCCAAAG gTGTGGGGTATGGAGGCGCTCTGGCTACGTGGTTCGTCGTGACCTATTACTGCTGCCTAATGGCCCTGACCGTCTTTTACTTCTTTTCGTCGTTTCAAACTGTTTTGCCGTGGACGGTGTGTGATCCAGCCTGGGCCACTTCCACTTGCTACAACAGCGGCAGCGCGAGCAATTTAACCGGCCTTGCCAATTTGACTGGCCGGACATCTAGCGCAGAAGAGTTTTTCAA TCATAACGTCCTGCAAAAGATAATCAACATTGACGATGGTGTTGGCGCTCCAGAATGGCGTCTGACTTTGTGTCTCCTCCTTTCCTGGATTATCATCGCCCTTATCTTAATGAAAGGAGTGACCTCATCGGGCAAAGCCGCTTACTTCACTGCCATTTTCCCTTACGTGGTGCTCATCACGCTTCTCATCCGCGGAGTGACGCTCGAAGGCGCTGTCGACGgcattcttttcttcatcaCGCCCCAGTGGGATAAGATTTTAACTCCTCAG gTGTGGTACGCAGCCGTGACGCAATGTTTCTTTTCGCTGTCTGTCGGATTTGGGCCGATCATCATGAACGCCAGCTATAACGGCTTCCGGCATAGAATCTACCG GGATGCTACGATAGTCAGTTTTATGGATACCTTTACGAGCTTGTTGGCCGGAGTGACCATCTTCTCCATTCTGGGAAATTTAGCCCACGAATCGGGCAAACCGATTGAGACTGTAGTTCAAGGTGGCACTGGATTGGCTTTCATTTCCTATCCGGAAGCCATCGCCAAGTTTGACGTTGTCCCGCAACTGTTTGCCgttctcttcttcctcatGCTGTTCACCCTCGGAATCGGTAGTGCCGTCTCGCTGACCGGTTGCGTCATTACCGTCATCTGTGACGCTTTTCCCGACTGGAAACGATGGATGGTGACGCTCATTATCTCTGGCATTGGCTTCCTTCTCGGCCTTGTTTACATCACGCCAGGAGGACAACATGTCCTGGACGTTGTTGATTTTTTCGGTGGCGGTTTCATTGTTTTCGTTATAGCTGTTGTCGAAACCATCGCCATCTGTTGGGTTTATG GATTGAAGAATTTCCTACGGGATGCTGAATTTATGTTGGGCATCCGTCTCGGCATCTATTGGAAATTCACCTGGGGTCTCTTCATCCCTCTTTCGCTCATGGGCATCTTCATTTATTCTCTGGCCAACTTCCGCACGTTTGTTACTGATGGCTACGTCTATCCGGCCTCTTTGACTGGTTCCGGTTGGGTGCTCGCCGCCTTGGCCCTTCTCCAAGTTCCCATTTGGGCTGGTGTCTCCATACTCAAACGAAAGGGTTCTTTGATGGAC CGGATAAAGGCTAGTCTGACACCTACGGAAAACTGGGGACCTCAGGACATGAAGACACGCTCCCAATGGATTCTTTTCAAATCAGACGATTCGGCCGAACACAAGTCTTGGGCTTGGTGGATACCGAAATGTGTCAAGAAGATCATCAAGATTGACGGGCACTCATTCAAATCTGGTCAAGCCTCCCAGTCTACTGTTGCCATTGTCCAGCTAGAAGTGCAGGAAAACGGCaataacaataaatga
- the LOC130703641 gene encoding cuticle protein-like → MKFLVFAALVAVTVSETTYPEAYPAVYPEASPAAYPDANLAAYPAVYEKSTYDYAPQPYSYSYAVKDEASYNDYSHSESRDGNVVTGSYSVALPDGRTQVVTYKADSYGYVADVKYIGEAKYPEYSPVAYTPSYETPVYTAENPEPAY, encoded by the exons ATGAAG TTCCTTGTTTTTGCCGCATTGGTCGCTGTCACTGTTAGTGAGACTACTTACCCTGAAGCCTACCCAGCAGTCTATCCTGAAGCAAGTCCAGCAGCCTATCCTGATGCAAATCTAGCAGCCTACCCTGCAGTTTACGAAAAATCTACCTACGACTAC GCCCCTCAGCCCTACAGTTATTCGTATGCTGTCAAAGATGAGGCTTCCTACAACGACTACTCTCACTCCGAGAGTAGAGACGGTAATGTCGTCACTGGTTCCTACAGCGTGGCACTCCCCGATGGCCGCACTCAAGTCGTTACGTATAAAGCCGATAGTTACGGGTACGTTGCTGACGTCAAGTATATCGGTGAAGCAAAATATCCCGAATACAGTCCAGTGGCTTATACTCCATCCTACGAGACCCCTGTTTACACCGCCGAAAACCCAGAGCCTGCTTACTAA